Genomic window (Gadus macrocephalus chromosome 13, ASM3116895v1):
actaatggtgttcatgtttacagtATTTAATAGTGCTAAGGTTAACCCTAATCCCACCCCTAAACTAACAAGCTAATGTTGGATGATGGTAAATAGACCATAAGTTAACTCTTAATTCCCTGTTAGTTAATTGTTAGGTAACGCTTCTAACCGCGTTAACTGAAGTGCACCCATGGTTGATCAATGTCCCCTTATTGTGAAAGGGTTACCGGgaacccctccccccagaccAGCGTCTGCTCTCGGTGTTctgcagcagaagaagaagaaggagaagtgaTAGCAGACAGAGGAAGGAGACTATCAGAGCAGGCAGGGCGGCGGTGCCTCCTCACTCTTTCCATGTGGAGGCGGGCTCCGTCGGGCGCTACGTGTCCGCGTGTTGTGGAGCgagaggcacgcacacacacgtcactggaggcctctcgctcctctcctctcaggaGACACGGGGGACGGGTTCATCCATACATGAGAAGGGCCCCGCACAGAGGTCtgtgagagggagaagggggagaagggggagaaggggggagagtcTGTTGTTGACCGGACCAGGGAGGGGGTTTGTAATCTGAGCCGGGCTTCTGGTGAGCTCATGTAGGAGAGAGCCGAGAGCTGACGTGGAGCTCGTAGTACTCCAGAGTAGTACTCTAGGGTAGTACTCCAGCCCAGTTGTCTAGGGTAGTGGTCTAGGGTTATGGTCTAGGGTAGTACTCCATCGTAGTAGTCTAGCTTAGTGGTCCAGCCTATTAGTTAGTACGGCATAGTGGTCCTGCGTAGTAGTCTAAGGTAGTAGTCTAAGGTAGTAGTCTAGGTTAGTAGTCTAAGGTAGTAGTCTAGGGTAGTAGTCTAAGTTAGTGGTCTAGGGTTGGGGTCCAGGGTAGTGGTCTAGCCTAGTGGTCTAGCCTAGTGATCCGGCCTAGCGGTCCAGAATAGTAGTACGGCATAGTAGTACGGTAGTAGTAATGTTCCTGCGTAGTAGACCTGCGTAGTAGTCTGGCGTAGTAGTCTAGCCCAGCCTAGTCCCAAACCCCCCCCAGGGCTGTCTGTGGGAGGCCTCTCTGAACCTCTTCCAACATGTCGGACGGGTTCTGCGTGTCGGTTAGGAAGCACAAACAAACCCCGTCAGCTGGAAGCACCGACGGCGCGTTTAACCGCTGAACTGCTGAACCGCTGCGGGCGGAAAACTGAATAGTTGTCAGGAAGACCCACCGTGGGGAAGCCATCGCTTCTCCACGGTGCCAACCCCAGCCAACCCCCCCGGCCTCCTGGTGTCACGGGTTAGGGGGGGTTACCAGGTGGGGTCATGACCTATGACCCCACCTGGGTTTGAGAAATGAGAACCACCTTGTGATCCATGAGATGTGGACTTGCCTATACTCCCATGGAtaccccccctgtgtgtgtgtgtgtgtgtgtgtgtgtgtgtgtgtgtgtgtgtgtgtgtgtgtgtgtgtgtgtgtgtgtgtgtgtgtgtgtgtgtgtgtgtgtgtgtgtgtgtgtgtgcgtgtgtaaccaGGGAGAAGTCCCAGTTGACATGCAGCTTTCACACCTCCCTCTCAGCCCCGGGTACCCCGACCCTTGCAGGGCGGTTCTGTGTCTGGGAACACCGAGCCCTGTTTTGTGAAGACCGTGTGAAAAgaaggagggggaaaaaaaacggcATTCCTAACAGAAGCAGTAACCAGAGAACCTCGTTTATTTTGGCGCTCAAACTTAATCCAAAACCGTCGTTAAAAACGTTGATGAACCAAAAACATCCGTCTGACGTCCGTCCCGaacgctctctgtctccacagCCGGCGAACCGGATGGATTTCAGATAAAGCCCTCATCGCCAGTTGGAACCACATCCTCccctcaacacccccccccccacccccctccccgtccctgaTCCACGCCCCAGCATGGCAGACCCCACGGGGCCCGGTCTGGAGGGGTCCGGGGCCGGCGTGGCGGAGGTGGACATCTGCAGCCTGGAGCCCGAGAGGAACTACGAGGTCATCCCGGCGGTCATCTGCTCCATGTGCTGCCTGTTCGGGATCATCTACTGCTTCTTCGGTGAggaccacacccccccccccccccccccaacacacacacacacacacacacacacaccgctggcTGGGAGCCCGGGGAGCGCCGAACCGGGGGACATGAGGCCCCATAAAGAGCATCTGCCCATTCTGAGCATACTCTGAAACACAACATCTCTATGAGCTTATGTTACAGGGCGGCCATCTGAGCCGGATGGTTCAGTGTTGGCTGGTGTCTGTTAAAGGACTGATGGTTCAGTGTTGGCCGGTTTCTCTGTTAAAGGACTGATGGTCTAGTGTTGGCCGGTTTCTCTGTTAAAGGACTGATGGTCTAGTGTTGGCCGGTTTCTCTGTTAAAGGACTGATGGTCTAGTGTTGGCCGGTTTCTCTGTTAAAGGACTGATGGTCTAGTGTTGGCCGGTTTCTCTGTTAAAGGTCACAGCCTCATGGTCTAGTGTTGGCCGTTGTCTCTGTTAAAGGACTGATGGTTCAGTGTTGGCCGGTGTCTCTGTTAAAGGACGCAGCCTGGGTTGAACTCAACAGATGTTCAATGAACTGTGTTTGACTTGTTTAAAGCTAGAAAAACCTACATTGAGCCCATACATCCTTGCTTAAAGGTTATGAATTGTCCCTGCATGAGTTCCAGTATGATGCATTGTAATCCATATATCATTGCAAAGACTGCAATGTTGGTTTTAACACAGCGAGCtgatatttgtgtgttttattattgtGATCTGCACACACACGACATACAGTCTCTCACGGCTGTGTTGACTCTGTAAGTTGACCACTTCATGCTCTCAAGAGCTTCCCAAGACTCCCCCGTCCAACACCTCGCCAAAACCAtaacactctctcctcctctcctctccccaccccctctcctctcctcttctcctactctcgcctctcctccttttcccccctctcctctcctcctcccccaacgCCCATCAcgccctctcctcctttccccttctcctcctccctttctcatctccaatctcctcctcctcctctctcctcccccctacctcccctctcccctctcccctctccccccctcccccccaggttaCCGCTGCTTCAAGGCGGTGATGTTCCTGTCGGGTCTGATGTTCGGCTCGGTCATCATCTTCCTGCTGTGCCACAAGGAGCGGGTGCTGGACACCCAGCTGAGCGTGGAGGCCTCGGCGGGCATCGGCCTGGGCATAGGCCTCCTGTGCGGCCTGGTGACCATGCTGGTGCGCAGCGTGGGCCTCTTCATGACCGGCCTGCtcctgggcctgctgctggcTCTGGCCGGCCTGCTGGCGGCGCAGCAGTTCATCGCGCCGCCCACCACGGTGTGGGTGCCCCTGGGCTCCCTGCTGGGCACCGGCATGCTGTTCTCGGTGCTGACGCTGCAGTGGCAGAAGCCCCTGACGGTGCTGTCCACGGCCGTGTTCGGCGCCGCCATCATGACGGTGTGCGCCGACTACTTTGTGGAGACGCTGACGCTGACGCTGCACGCGTACGGCGTGCTGCGGCTGGCGCCCGGCCCGCCGCTGTGCTGGTAcagctgggtggtgctgggggtgtgGCCGCTGCTCAGCCTGATGGGCGTGCTGGTGCAGTGGAAGCTGACCGACGCGGGGTACTCGCACACCGAAGGTCAGAGGGCGAACGGGGAGGGGCGGGCTCTGttggggggggtttgatgatgatgatgatgatcgttGTTGGGTTGTGACGGCTCATATGTTCGAAGATTGGATTTAATTTTGAAAATGTAAGATAACTTGAGATTCCTTTGTTATCCCCATCGGGAACGGGAGTCACAGCAGCAGAACTGCagtgtgttaaaataataaaaacgaaAGAACTGCAATAGATATAAGTAGAGGAAATGAAGTTAAAGAGTCGGCTTTGCTCAGGAGGTACAGCGGTTTGACTtggaaccggaaggttgctagttcgcgTGTCGAGGCGTGTCTGAGCAAGACGCTTaaacctaactgctcccgacgggcCGGCTGTCGTCTTAAACTGCAGTctccgccatcggtgtgtgtgagtgtgtgtgtgtgtgtgtgaaccgttgTAAGTCTCGTAAGATAAAAAACGTAATGCCCTCGATGTAGTTGTAAATGCTAAACGCGAGCGTCATTGAACGTGCTGCCCGCTGCCTCACtgagcctccctctctctgccgccCCCTAGTGGTGATCAGCCGCCGGCAGAAGCGCGTGCAGCTGATGCGGATCCGGGAGAAGGAGGCAAGGAAGCGGCAGCAGACAGGTGGGCAGGAAGGAACGTACCGCCGCAAAGCCCCCCCGGTCAAACGTTACGCCGGGGACCTGCTGGCGCCGGTCAgtctcagacccccccccagcccccccttcaGCCAGCGTTGCCGTAGACCCCGGAGCACATTGATGACGTCCTGTCCCGCGCGCCCTAACCCTTGTCTCCCCCCTTGTCTCCCTgttgtctcccccctccagagCTACCTGCAAAGTCTGCGGGACCGGCAAAGCGGTACCGGGACATCCCTTAGCAGCCTGGGGGCCACCAACCACAGCATGATCGACATGGACTACGACACGGGCTCCACCGCCCCcctcaccgccaccacccccgtGGTGcgggtctgacccccccccaccgggcccccgccacgcccccacccccaccaccaacccccgtGGTCCGGGTTTGAAGACCCCCCCCATCTGGCCCCTCACCACCCCCAACCCTGTGGTCCGagtccttaccccccccccaccgggccCCCATCGCCAACCCCCCTGTAGTCCGGGTCTGAGGggtcctgaccccccccccaccgcaacCCTACCCCCCATcgccaacaccaacaccaacccccccccccccccccccgccccgccccatcACCTGGACTACAGGgcgggaagggagagagagtctgtTGGACACACTTCAGAACCActaaaggagagagggagagagacactgaaggagagagagagggagagagactgaaggagagggacgagggggggggggttacagggGACATGACATTAGAGGTAGATACTAACCCAGCTCACATCTTTCTTTACCTGATGATGGAACAGGTTTTATAGTGAGGGGCGATGAAGAACGTTATGGAACCGATTCCTCAAGTTATTCACTCTGGACAACCTGTCTCACTGACCCTGTCTCCCTGACCCTGTCTCACTGACCCTGTCTCCCTGACCCTGTCTTATTGGAAGTTGTGAACAAACTGTCTCACTGACCCTGTCTCATTGGCCGTGTCTTAATGGAAGTTGTGGACAACCCGTCTCACTGATCCTGTCTTACTGGGAGTTTCTATCTTTTTAAATATTTCTAGATTGAGAGAGGAATAGGTGAGTATGAATAGGTAAATGTAGATGTGTTTTGCTTGTTCTTAATGTCTGAGCGGAGGGGCCGTTATCAGTCGAACCCAAACCCCTGGACTCAGAACGTTCGGTCATCTCACACCCCGACACCGTGCGCAATAAGGAAAAAGGAAGAAACACGACAACCTCAGAAAACGTTTTGCTTTTCATTCGTAGATTGTGATAATcacattttgtgtgtatgcgtgggtgaGTTATTGAGCAGGAGTGAGTCCTTTTCATGTCAGATTCATGTGTACAGAATTGTTGATAGAGTTTTTCAAAGTCAAATAAATGTCTTGGATGAAATACGAAACACTGAGTCAGAGCTCGGACTGCGAAGCAGCCTCTGTTTTCGCTACACTGATCGCCTAGCAACGCCAGAGTCTGGCGGGCTTCGGCTGTCTCCctcagaccaggaccagagggAGGAGTTCCTGTTGCCATGGTGCCTGAGATGTTATTGAGCAGACATACCCGACGCATGACTAAGAGGAGACCAAAAGTAGTTTATCGTGTGTAACGTCGGATCAGCTGATTCTACAGGATTAACTGTTGCGCACCTAAACTTCATGGTTTCGTGCACAAGGTGACGACATACCGAATGCTGATGACTCAAATAATGTTTTTGAGGATATTAAATACTAAGGCACGTTTATTTTTCAGGtatttattaaaagaaaaacaccagAGGGCACTCATTGAAAAACAGTAGAAAAGTAAAAAGCGATCACGAAGAAGCACCAATATAGGGGCTCAGTGAGTGGGCGGAGCTTAGAGTGGGCGGAGCTTAGAGGCCCTTGCAGAACATCTGCTGCACAGACCGACCCAAGACTCCGATGCTTCCCTGAGGTCgttaaaggacacacacacacacacacacacacacacacacacacacacacacacacacacacacacacacacacacacacacacacacacacacacacacacacacacacacacacacacacacacacacagatgaacatACACACTTTTTAGAAAAGTATGAAACTATGAAATATTCTGCATTTTGTGCAGGGTCGTACAATGTTCTATGCATGGTTGTTGGTAGACAGTTCCCAGCATAACGTCAGGCTTTTCATCTGAGAATATACTTTCTCACGATGTCTTATTCAGTGAAGCACGATTCAGTGTAAGTTGGTAAAGACTTATTTTTTCATGCACATTTCGCCGACACCGCATCGAGGAGCGTCCCGGCCTTTGCTGCCACCTGCTGGTCAACCCTAGCAACGCATCCAGCGCGTGGCTGTGCTCTGTGGGTAGCCTCTGTCCACACTCAGGCTGTCGTTCAACCGCCAGTAGTCGTCGCCCTTGAAGAAGAACACCTTCCCATTGGTCCAGGTGAGGGCTGCGTCCGGGCTGGCGGGCACCCCGCTAAAGAGCATGGAGAGGGGCTTGGGGTAGTAGGTCAGGTTGGTGTATTGCAGCTCATCCCACTGCCAGAACTGGGAACCCTGCAGGGGGGCAAGGGAAAAGAGAGCCCGTCAATTACACAGTATGTGACTGATAGAGAGACCATAATTGTACACAGTATGtgactgatggagagacagtCGTTTTACACAGTGTGTGACTGATAGAGGGACAATATTTTGCgactgatagagagacagaacttGGTGCCTGATAGAGAGACAGTATTTTGTGACTGATAGAGGGTCAGTATTTTGCGACTGATAGAGACAGTGCTTGGTGACTGATAGAGAGACAGTATTTTGTGACTGATAGAGAGACAATATTTTGTGACTGATGAGACAGTATTTTGTGACTGATAGAGAGACAATATTTTGTGACTGATGAGACAGAATTTTGTGACtgatagagagacagtacttggtgactggtagagagacagtacttggtgactgatagagagacagtacttggtgactggtagagagacagtacttggtgactgatagagagacagtacttggtgactggtagagagacagtacttggtgactgatagagagacagtacttggtgactggtagagagacagtacttggtgactgatagagagacagtacttggtgactgatagagagacagtactTGGTGACTGGTAGAGAGACAGTATTTTGTGACTGATAGAGACAGTACTTGGTGACtgatagagagacagtactTGGTGTCTGATAGAGAGATAGTATTTTGTGACtgatagagagacagtacttggtgactgatagagagacagtactTGGTGTCTGATAGAGAGATGGTATTTTGTGACTGATAGAGAGGCAGTACTTGGTGACtggtagagagacagtacttggtgactgatagagagacagtactTGGTGTCTGATAGAGAGATGGTATTTTGTGACTGATAGAGAGGCAGTACTTGGTGACtggtagagagacagtactTGGTGTCTGGTAGAGAGACGGTATTTTGTGACtgatagagagacagtacttggtgactgatagagagacagtactTGGTGTCTGGTAGAGAGACGGTATTTTGTGACtgatagagagacagtacttggtgactgatagagagacagtactTGGTGACTGGTAGAGAGACGGTATTTTGTGACTGATAGAGAGG
Coding sequences:
- the LOC132470181 gene encoding transmembrane protein 198-like isoform X1 produces the protein MADPTGPGLEGSGAGVAEVDICSLEPERNYEVIPAVICSMCCLFGIIYCFFGYRCFKAVMFLSGLMFGSVIIFLLCHKERVLDTQLSVEASAGIGLGIGLLCGLVTMLVRSVGLFMTGLLLGLLLALAGLLAAQQFIAPPTTVWVPLGSLLGTGMLFSVLTLQWQKPLTVLSTAVFGAAIMTVCADYFVETLTLTLHAYGVLRLAPGPPLCWYSWVVLGVWPLLSLMGVLVQWKLTDAGYSHTEVVISRRQKRVQLMRIREKEARKRQQTGGQEGTYRRKAPPVKRYAGDLLAPSYLQSLRDRQSGTGTSLSSLGATNHSMIDMDYDTGSTAPLTATTPVVRV
- the LOC132470181 gene encoding transmembrane protein 198-like isoform X2 is translated as MADPTGPGLEGSGAGVAEVDICSLEPERNYEVIPAVICSMCCLFGIIYCFFGYRCFKAVMFLSGLMFGSVIIFLLCHKERVLDTQLSVEASAGIGLGIGLLCGLVTMLVRSVGLFMTGLLLGLLLALAGLLAAQQFIAPPTTVWVPLGSLLGTGMLFSVLTLQWQKPLTVLSTAVFGAAIMTVCADYFVETLTLTLHAYGVLRLAPGPPLCWYSWVVLGVWPLLSLMGVLVQWKLTDAGYSHTEVVISRRQKRVQLMRIREKEARKRQQTELPAKSAGPAKRYRDIP